The Parambassis ranga chromosome 1, fParRan2.1, whole genome shotgun sequence genome includes a region encoding these proteins:
- the LOC114445545 gene encoding fibrinogen-like protein 1: MMTQLRTSLVVLLHLALSAAAPVPCDEKVTRLEEEIRGLKNVIHNQHRYILELHRSQSLQLQHLPSSHLGAENLYRDCSEVFGGGKVASGLYLIRPDGSPTALSVYCDMNNGGGWTVFQRRRDGKENFDRAWVEYKHGFGDLFSPDGEFWLGNEPLHHLTAQGNYDLRINMEDFAGNERYAEYKNFKVGNEKKKQAFGGD, from the exons ATGATGACACAGCTGAGGACGTCACTGGTCGTTCTGCTGCACTTGGCTTTATCTGCGGCG gcTCCAGTACCGTGTGATGAGAAGGTGACCCGTCTGGAGGAGGAGATCCGAGGCCTGAAGAATGTGATCCACAACCAGCACCGCTACATCCTGGAGCTCCACCGCAGCCagtccctgcagctgcagcacctgCCCAGCTCACACCTGGGCGCCGAGAACCTGTACAGAG ACTGCTCCGAGGTGTTCGGAGGTGGGAAAGTGGCCAGCGGGCTGTACCTGATCCGTCCGGACGGCTCCCCCACCGCACTCAGCGTCTACTGTGACATGAACAATGGGGGAGGATGGACCGTGTTCCAGAGGAGGAGGGACGGCAAGGAGAACTTCGACAG ggCCTGGGTGGAGTACAAGCATGGATTTGGAGACCTCTTCTCTCCAGATGGAGAGTTCTGGCTGGGCAACGAGCCTCTTCACCACCTGACCgcacaag GAAACTACGACCTGCGCATCAACATGGAGGACTTTGCAGGGAACGAGCGATATGCTGAGTACAAGAACTTCAAAGTGGGCAATGAAAAG AAGAAGCAGGCGTTTGGTGGAGACTGA